Below is a genomic region from Methanolobus sediminis.
GGATGAGCCTTAAATAAAAGATGACTAATGTTATGACAGAAGGCTTTAAGCCTCCTGCCATCCCATTTCTGTAAGTGTTTCCACAGCACTTTCTTTTACTTTTATTGTGTACTGACAGTTTCCATCATCGAGACTTGTTTGACTCAGGTCTGAAACTTCTATGTTGTATACAGTGCCAAAGTATGCAATTACAAGTTCTTCTTCTGTTGGTTCTTTGAAGAAATTGATATTACCGTCAGCATACCAGGTCTGCCATGGTGTCTGGCTGCAATTCATTTCTTGTGACTTCATTGTAACAGTCTTTTCCAGCATTACCTGGTTAACTTCATCCCATACGTCATCAATGGTTGCAAAAATAACATTTCTGTTATAAAGCACAACTTCAATAGAGTGTTCTGTGATTACCTGAGTAACCATCTGGTCAGATCTGTTACCATAGCCTCCGTGACTGCTTGTGAATGTATAGTTTAATGTATATTCGCCGGGATTTTCTGTGCTTACCTGATAGTCTTCCAATGCAAGATCAGAGCCATCAAAGCTGTAAGTTGGTGCGCTCATTATCCATTGACTGGCAGTTTCTTTGACCTCGTTCTCGGAAGGCGTCATAGCATACTGTTTAAGTTCGATAAGTGCTGCATTTATCTCTCTTAGTTTTTCCGGCATATATTCAGGAGAATAGGGATCGATCTTAATGATTTTACTGGCATCACTTTGTATTACCTGTATTTCCACAGTTCCGGTGTCAGCAACTACAGTTTGTCCTTCCTGTGGTTCATACTGATCATTCATTTCCATGAAACTGTTGTTATTTAAAAGGGAAATGAGATTATCCCTGGTTTCCTGGTCAATGGATTTAACATATCTAGCCGTCAATTCATTCTGATAATTGTAATAACTAAGATTGACTGCCGTTAAGTTCACAACAAGTTCCTGTACTGCCATTTCAGGTAGTGTGAAGGCACCATATGAAAGATACACAACGATTGCAGTGTCAGAAACAGCATTTTCGTTAGTGTTGTTCTGCACTTCAGTGCAGCCGGCACTTGTAAGGAAAAGTGCCATCATAAAAAATATAAATAGTTTATTCAATAATAACCCTCCCGTTAATATAAAGGTTCGTTTTTCCTGTAATATTGTTCTTGTTGTTCGTAATATCTTACGATTAAAACTGGAAAACGCATTGAACTTATTAAATAATTACTAAAACTTCAAACCCATTCGTAGTTACGATCCTGAAATCGATTCACCTTGCAGAGATATGTGATCCATGTCACATAACTGCAGTTGATGTTTATCAACCATTTCTTGATTCATTAATGGAAAATGCAATGGTAAAAGGTGTTTCAGAACTATTAAGGGTCAAAAAATGATCAAGATATTTGAATGCGTAAATGTTTCAGGTTCAGGCAAGCACTGAGACAATTCCGTTCTCAATCTTTACATCATAAGTTTCTATTTTAGGGTCATCTATGTCGATATATTCTCCCGTATCGACATTTTCCCCGGTCCTTATATCAAAACCCCAATTATGACATGCACACTTGAGTGTATATTCTTCAAGCGTTCCGCTTTTAAGAGGGCACCCCTGATGAGGGCATTCGTTGTCAAGTGCATATATTTCATTTTTCATTTTAATAAGAGCTATTTGCTTATTACCTGTGTTCACAATTTTTATTTTTCCTTCGATCAGATCTTCTTCCTTAATAGCAGCTACCCACTCAGGCATGATATTACCCCACATCTGGTTTTTAGTCTAAAGAATGGACTCGTCTGTAAGTAAGAACTTGTACTGCAGACTTTCTCCCTTTTCCCGTAATTATCTCTGACTTTCCTTTATATATAAATTTCCTGAGTTTAATGAATTGTAAGTCAAATTTACCGACAGGCTTAATTCCATTGTTGCCATTAACAAAGGACTGATCTTTTTTGTTTTGCTTTACCAAAACAATTTGGAACGTTTATAGACTCGATTTTAAATCTGGCCAAATTGGAAACCGTCGTGATGATTTATCTCATCCTGTGTTTGCATAAGGCCTATCATCACAGGAATTATTAATATGGAATCATCAAGTTTTAAAGACCTTCATTTATCACGAAATCTCGAAAAAGCAATTGAAGAACTGGGTTTTGAGGAGCCAACGCCTATTCAGGCTCAGTCAATACCTTTTATTATTGAAGGTAGGGATGTCATCGGACAGGCCCAGACAGGTACAGGAAAAACTGCAGCATTTGGAATTCCTGCCCTTGAAATGGTAAACCCTAACAGCAAGAAGACACAGGTACTTGTCCTCTGTCCTACAAGGGAACTTGCGAATCAGGTTGCAGAAGAGATGGGCAAACTTGCCAAGTATCTTAATGTACATATACTCCCGGTTTACGGCGGACAGAATATTGACAGACAGATCAAGGCTCTCAGAAAAGGTGTCCAGATAGTTATCGGTACCCCTGGAAGGGTTATGGATCACATTGAGAGAAATACACTGAAGCTTAACGGCGTAGACATGATTGTGCTCGATGAAGCAGATGAAATGCTGGATATGGGTTTCAGGGAAGATATTGAAACAATACTCAGTAGTGTTCCTGAGACAAGGCAGACGATTTTTTTCTCTGCTACAATGCCAAAGCCAATTATGAGGCTGACAAAGCAGTATCAGCAGAACCCAATGCATGTGAAGACAATACACAAGGTAGTTACTGCGCCAAACATGGAACAGTCCTATTTTGAGGTCAAGCATCACATGAAGCCTGATGTTCTTTGCAGAATGATAGATATCTATGATGTGAAATCATGTCTTGTATTCTGTAATACAAAAAAGATGGTTGATGACCTTGTTACTACTCTAAAGACCAGAGGATATCTTGCAGATGGTCTTCACGGCGATATGAAGCAGACCCAGAGAGAAAAAGTAATGGCCAGCTTCAGGAAAGGTGAGATAGAGACACTTGTTGCTACTGATGTGGCTGCACGTGGTATCGATGTGGAGAATATTGAGGTTGTATTCAATTTTGATATGCCACAGGATGAAGAATCATATGTTCACAGGATCGGAAGGACTGGTCGTGCAGGAAGACAGGGAATTGCATTTACTTTTGTCACTGCAAGGGAGATCTACAAGATCAAGAGCATCCAGAAATACACCAAAACCAAGATACAGTGCAAGAAGGTTCCTACCAGAAGTGATGCCGAAGAGATCAAGGCAGGTATGCTTGCAACCAGGGTCAAGGAAACCATTGATGAAGGACATCTTGGCAAATATGTCCACTGGGTGGAAAAAATGCTTGATGAAGATTGTACTACCATGGATATTGCGGCAGGTCTCGTTAAGATCATGCTTGCTGAGAACAGGTAATTATTCGGTAGTCATTCTGATATTTGGGTCATTGGATAATATGGGCTATATATACTGATTAAATTATTGGGAACATTTCCCATATTCCATTTATATCATACGGTTCATATTATATACTATGACCCTGTTTATTGAATACTGATAATTAAGTACCTGTTAAAAACTGTTAATATCGTATTATTTTTCAGTAACAGGTAATGCATGTTTGTTTTATTTGACTGGGATATTTCTGATGTTGTGTGATCTTGACATCATTTGTCATTAATGTCTTGTATTTGAATAAAGCAGGAACAAAAACAGTTCACACTGAGGTATTAATCTGGCTAATTATAGAAGTAATAAAAGGAAAAGTAACGCAAGTGGGGGAAACACTGACGGTGAGGTTGTCAGAGTCAGGACTCCACGTAAAGAAAATGGTGAGGTTCTTGCAACAGTTTCAAGTTTACTTGGAGCGAACAGGGTAAGGTTGCAGTGTATGGACGGTGTTGTCCGTATGGGAAGGATCCCTGGTTCAAAGAAGAAGAGAATGTGGGTTCGTGAAGGCGACATTGTTATTGCTACTCCCTGGGAGATCCAGGATGAAAAAGCTGATGTTATCTGGAAGTATACCAGGCCACAGATTACATGGCTGGAGAAAAAAGGATACCTTAAATAGATGAATTTATTATTCATCTTTTAATTGGTTTTAATTTTAAGTCATCTGATTTTAGTTTCTTAATATTTTACTAACTACTATCTTGAACTTATTATCTCACATTCTTTTCTTGATGATTTTTCAATCATTTTCCAGGAGTTTTTCAAATAACCAATGTTATATTTGAAAAACATTTAAAGACCAGGTAGCTGCAATTGTATATGATTACAAGAATAATTGCAAATCACAGAATAGTTAGAAGAGAGTAGAAAACCCGAAGTATGAATGATACTTCACTAAAAAAGTAAGTTGCTTATTCAGCAACTTCTGCGAAAGCGAACTTTCTGAGTACTTTTGTGATCTTGATGTTTACTTCATCGCCTACGGATGTGCCAGGTACGAAGATTACAAAACCGCTTACTCTTGCAATTCCGTCTCCTTCTCTTGCGATATCCTCGATTGTTACTTCGTATGTCTCTCCGGCATCTACTGGAGCAGTTGATTCTTCTCTGTTGTTGAACATATTAAATTCACGTCCTTTTTTATAAAGCCTAAAATACCTGAGTAAGCTGAAAACATAATGCAAAATAGAAATCTACAGTCAAAGTAAATGCCATCTAATGTCAATACGTTTAGCGAATAACAGTCTTATTTTAAAGCACTGTATCATGGGTTTGTTTATATAAAAGGGTTGTGCATGGTGGTGATTTTACTTTTATTATGTCTTCTTTTATCAAAGGAAATACAATAATCTCACTGGCAGCATCCATCCTCACCACAGCAACTTGCTTCGCTATCCATGTCCTTTCCTTTAAGGGCTGCATTTATCATTGCCCATGCACATCCGACACCGCTCTGTACTTCAATAGCCTGAACAGGGCAATTACCAGCACATGCACCACATTCCATACATAATTCCGGTCTTGTGAGTTCTACATGTTTCTCTCCTTCAGTGAAAACTCCATGTGGGCAGACCTGTGTGCACATAAGACAGTTTATGCACTTCTCAGGATAGTACTGAAGCGTGTTCTCTTCGTATGAATTGAACATCAGATCATCTCCTTGAGGTGTGCAACTGCCAGGACAAGCAGGCAAAGCAATCCGGTCCCTGCTGTCAGTGCCATGTAAGGTACGTACCTGAATATCTCTTTCTTAACACCGGTTCTTGATGTATAGGTTGTACAGCCTGTGAAGTTAAGAGCAAGGTAGCCTGTCACTGCCGGTACTATCAGGAACATAGCTATCAGTGATAGCATTTCTTTCCAGAGGAACATGGTATTATTTGCTGCAAGGCTGATCCCAAATGGTAAAGCCACCAGCCATCCTAAGATAATTCCCTTGATGCTGAGGTCATGTGCAGGCAGGTAAGGCATCAGAACAGGGAACAATACTGTTCCTGCAAATGCTGCCACGACTGCAAGAAATGCTGCAAAAGGACCGGACAGCAGGTAGAGGATTATTGTAGCTATTAGTGTCGGTTTGATAACATGGATGAACTCTATCGGTGTCAGTACCAGCCTGTCCCGGAAAGTGAACCTGACTTTTCTCATTTCTGTCGTTGCCATATGGTTTTTGAGATACTCCGGCAAGTCCTGAGCGCGTACCGGTCCGTATTCTACTTTGAATCCGGACTTGCGTTTGACTTCATGTGCAGAAACACCCGGTGCCCCAAGCTGTGGTAATATCAGGTTGCGATGATTGACAAATTTTGCAAGTCCTGACCACCTAATGCGATATATTATCTCATCGGTGCCAAATGTTCCTTTTCCGGCAGCACACCAGACATTGATTCCTTTTGTGTCAATGACAAGGATGTAACAGTCAATACCAGCCAGTGAACTGCGCAGTGCATCAAAACTGAGTGTATAGTTGGCAGAAACGAATACCGGAGAATCTGCATCAGGATTTCCAAGTTTGTAGATGCCGGGTTCTACT
It encodes:
- a CDS encoding Rieske (2Fe-2S) protein, with the protein product MPEWVAAIKEEDLIEGKIKIVNTGNKQIALIKMKNEIYALDNECPHQGCPLKSGTLEEYTLKCACHNWGFDIRTGENVDTGEYIDIDDPKIETYDVKIENGIVSVLA
- a CDS encoding TRAM domain-containing protein, with the translated sequence MFNNREESTAPVDAGETYEVTIEDIAREGDGIARVSGFVIFVPGTSVGDEVNIKITKVLRKFAFAEVAE
- the hgcB gene encoding mercury methylation ferredoxin HgcB; amino-acid sequence: MFNSYEENTLQYYPEKCINCLMCTQVCPHGVFTEGEKHVELTRPELCMECGACAGNCPVQAIEVQSGVGCAWAMINAALKGKDMDSEASCCGEDGCCQ
- the eif1A gene encoding translation initiation factor eIF-1A, with the protein product MANYRSNKRKSNASGGNTDGEVVRVRTPRKENGEVLATVSSLLGANRVRLQCMDGVVRMGRIPGSKKKRMWVREGDIVIATPWEIQDEKADVIWKYTRPQITWLEKKGYLK
- a CDS encoding DEAD/DEAH box helicase; this translates as MESSSFKDLHLSRNLEKAIEELGFEEPTPIQAQSIPFIIEGRDVIGQAQTGTGKTAAFGIPALEMVNPNSKKTQVLVLCPTRELANQVAEEMGKLAKYLNVHILPVYGGQNIDRQIKALRKGVQIVIGTPGRVMDHIERNTLKLNGVDMIVLDEADEMLDMGFREDIETILSSVPETRQTIFFSATMPKPIMRLTKQYQQNPMHVKTIHKVVTAPNMEQSYFEVKHHMKPDVLCRMIDIYDVKSCLVFCNTKKMVDDLVTTLKTRGYLADGLHGDMKQTQREKVMASFRKGEIETLVATDVAARGIDVENIEVVFNFDMPQDEESYVHRIGRTGRAGRQGIAFTFVTAREIYKIKSIQKYTKTKIQCKKVPTRSDAEEIKAGMLATRVKETIDEGHLGKYVHWVEKMLDEDCTTMDIAAGLVKIMLAENR
- the hgcA gene encoding mercury methylation corrinoid protein HgcA, which translates into the protein MDNTSDTGSCCPSDSKEDTGQFIQMIGLDKNVPAPEIREITSLITFNDRLDHFLARWGVNRMRHIVEPGIYKLGNPDADSPVFVSANYTLSFDALRSSLAGIDCYILVIDTKGINVWCAAGKGTFGTDEIIYRIRWSGLAKFVNHRNLILPQLGAPGVSAHEVKRKSGFKVEYGPVRAQDLPEYLKNHMATTEMRKVRFTFRDRLVLTPIEFIHVIKPTLIATIILYLLSGPFAAFLAVVAAFAGTVLFPVLMPYLPAHDLSIKGIILGWLVALPFGISLAANNTMFLWKEMLSLIAMFLIVPAVTGYLALNFTGCTTYTSRTGVKKEIFRYVPYMALTAGTGLLCLLVLAVAHLKEMI